One segment of Proteus appendicitidis DNA contains the following:
- the ubiG gene encoding bifunctional 2-polyprenyl-6-hydroxyphenol methylase/3-demethylubiquinol 3-O-methyltransferase UbiG produces MNDKTTSLHANVDQHEIDKFESVASRWWDLEGEFKPLHRINPLRLNYIQERADGLFGKKVLDVGCGGGILSESMACTGAEVTGLDMGTEPLQVARLHSLESGIPVTYIQDTVENHANENPQAYDVVTCMEMLEHVPDPSSVVRACAKLVKPGGHVFFSTINRNKKAWLMLVVGAEYILNMVPKGTHDANKFIRPSELLSWVDETDLRSKNMIGLHYNPITDKFRLAPNVDVNYMVHTQSTHNSNS; encoded by the coding sequence ATGAATGATAAAACAACCTCTTTACATGCTAACGTGGATCAGCATGAAATCGACAAGTTTGAAAGCGTCGCATCACGGTGGTGGGATCTTGAAGGTGAATTTAAGCCATTACACCGCATCAACCCACTAAGACTCAACTATATTCAAGAACGCGCAGACGGCCTATTTGGAAAAAAAGTCCTAGATGTCGGTTGTGGTGGCGGTATTTTGTCTGAAAGTATGGCATGTACGGGAGCTGAAGTGACGGGTCTTGATATGGGAACAGAACCATTACAAGTCGCACGTTTGCACTCGCTGGAATCAGGTATTCCTGTCACTTACATTCAAGATACTGTTGAAAACCATGCAAATGAAAACCCACAAGCTTACGACGTCGTTACCTGTATGGAGATGTTAGAGCACGTTCCTGACCCATCTTCTGTTGTAAGAGCCTGTGCAAAATTGGTAAAACCGGGTGGGCATGTTTTCTTCTCAACCATCAATCGCAATAAAAAAGCGTGGCTAATGCTGGTCGTAGGTGCGGAGTATATTCTGAATATGGTACCTAAAGGCACACATGATGCTAATAAGTTTATTCGCCCATCAGAATTACTGAGTTGGGTCGATGAAACCGATTTACGCAGCAAAAATATGATTGGTTTACATTATAACCCAATCACCGACAAATTCCGATTAGCGCCAAATGTTGATGTGAATTATATGGTGCACACACAATCGACACATAACTCGAATTCATGA
- the gyrA gene encoding DNA topoisomerase (ATP-hydrolyzing) subunit A: MSDIAREITPVNIEEELKSSYLDYAMSVIVGRALPDVRDGLKPVHRRVLFAMNVLGNDWNKPYKKSARVVGDVIGKYHPHGDSAVYETIVRLAQPFSMRYMLVDGQGNFGSVDGDSAAAMRYTEVRMAKIAHELLADLEKETVDFVPNYDGTEHIPAVMPTRIPNLLVNGSSGIAVGMATNIPPHNLGEVIDGCLAYVDNEDITIEELMEHITGPDFPTAAIINGRRGILDAYRTGRGKIYIRAQADIETDEKTGRETIIVTEIPYQVNKARLIEKIAELVKDKRIEGISGLRDESDKDGMRIVVEIKRDAVGEVVLNHLFSQTQMQVSFGINMVALHQGQPKLLNLKEIISAFIRHRREVVTRRTIYELRKARDRAHILEALAVALANIDPVIEMIRQAPNPAEAKAALIAQPWDLGSVSTMLERAGDSNVARPEWLEPQYGVHDGKYYLTEQQAQAILDLRLQKLTGLEHEKLLDEYRELLLQIAELLHILRSPERLMEVIREELNAIKDQYNDPRRTEITENTADINIEDLINEENVVVTLSHQGYVKYQPLTDYEAQRRGGKGKSAARIKEEDFIDRLLVANTHDTILCFSSRGRLYWMKVYQLPEASRGARGRPIINLLPLEQNERITAILPVREYEEGKFVFMATASGTVKKTPLQDFSRPRSAGIIAVNLNEGDELIGVDLTDSTNEVMLFSADGKVVRFAEDCVRPMGRTATGVRGMKLSDDDKVVSLIIPRGDGDILTVTENGYGKRTAQGEYPTKNRATQGVISIKVSERNGKVVGAIQVEETDQIMMITNAGTLVRTRVSEVSIVGRNTQGVTLIRTTEGELVVGLQRVEDEDDALDDDEVNEVINEESSEAPDPDLADDADEE, encoded by the coding sequence ATGAGCGACATTGCCAGAGAAATCACACCAGTTAATATCGAAGAAGAGCTAAAAAGCTCATATTTGGATTATGCGATGTCTGTTATTGTAGGACGCGCATTACCCGATGTTCGAGACGGACTGAAGCCAGTACACCGCCGAGTGCTTTTCGCGATGAATGTACTAGGAAACGATTGGAATAAACCTTATAAAAAATCAGCCCGTGTTGTTGGGGATGTTATCGGTAAATATCACCCGCACGGGGACAGTGCTGTTTATGAAACGATTGTTCGTTTAGCACAGCCTTTTTCTATGCGTTACATGTTGGTTGACGGGCAGGGTAACTTCGGGTCAGTTGATGGTGACTCGGCGGCTGCAATGCGTTATACCGAAGTTCGTATGGCGAAAATCGCCCATGAACTGCTGGCGGATTTGGAAAAAGAAACGGTTGATTTTGTTCCTAACTATGATGGAACAGAACATATTCCGGCAGTAATGCCAACCCGTATTCCAAACTTGCTAGTCAATGGTTCTTCAGGGATTGCGGTAGGGATGGCAACAAATATTCCTCCACATAACCTAGGCGAAGTTATCGACGGCTGCCTTGCTTACGTTGATAACGAAGACATCACGATTGAAGAGCTGATGGAACATATTACGGGGCCTGATTTCCCGACTGCCGCTATTATTAATGGTCGCAGAGGAATTTTAGATGCTTACCGTACTGGTCGCGGAAAAATCTATATCCGTGCTCAGGCTGATATCGAAACTGATGAGAAAACAGGTCGCGAAACGATTATCGTGACAGAAATTCCTTATCAGGTGAATAAAGCTCGCTTAATTGAAAAAATTGCAGAGCTTGTTAAAGATAAGCGTATAGAAGGTATTAGCGGCTTACGTGACGAGTCTGATAAAGACGGTATGCGTATTGTCGTTGAAATCAAACGTGATGCTGTGGGTGAAGTGGTATTAAATCACTTATTCTCACAAACACAAATGCAGGTTTCTTTTGGTATTAATATGGTTGCGCTTCACCAAGGGCAGCCAAAATTATTAAATTTAAAAGAAATTATCTCTGCCTTTATTCGTCATCGTCGTGAAGTTGTTACTCGTCGTACGATTTACGAATTACGCAAAGCACGCGACCGCGCGCATATCTTAGAAGCACTGGCTGTTGCTTTGGCGAACATTGACCCAGTTATTGAAATGATCCGTCAAGCACCAAATCCAGCAGAAGCAAAAGCGGCGTTAATTGCACAACCTTGGGATTTAGGTAGCGTTTCTACCATGTTAGAGCGTGCTGGCGACAGCAATGTTGCTCGTCCTGAATGGTTAGAGCCACAATATGGCGTGCATGACGGTAAGTACTATCTAACAGAGCAACAAGCTCAAGCTATTTTGGATCTGCGCTTGCAGAAACTGACAGGTCTTGAACATGAAAAACTGTTAGATGAATATCGTGAGTTATTACTCCAAATTGCTGAGCTATTGCATATCTTAAGAAGCCCTGAGCGTCTGATGGAAGTCATTCGTGAAGAGCTAAATGCGATTAAAGATCAATATAACGATCCTCGTCGTACTGAGATCACTGAAAATACAGCAGATATTAATATCGAAGACTTGATCAATGAAGAAAATGTTGTTGTGACACTTTCTCATCAAGGTTACGTTAAATATCAGCCACTTACTGATTACGAAGCACAGCGTCGTGGCGGTAAAGGTAAATCAGCAGCAAGAATTAAAGAAGAAGACTTTATCGATCGTCTATTGGTGGCTAACACCCATGACACGATTTTATGCTTCTCAAGCCGTGGTCGTCTCTACTGGATGAAAGTTTACCAGTTACCAGAAGCAAGTCGCGGCGCTCGTGGTCGTCCAATTATCAACTTATTACCTCTTGAGCAAAATGAACGTATTACCGCTATTTTGCCAGTAAGAGAGTATGAAGAAGGTAAGTTTGTCTTTATGGCAACCGCAAGCGGAACTGTGAAGAAAACACCTCTGCAAGATTTCAGCCGTCCTCGTAGTGCAGGTATCATTGCCGTTAATTTAAATGAAGGCGATGAGTTAATCGGTGTTGATTTAACCGATAGCACTAACGAAGTTATGTTGTTCTCTGCGGATGGTAAAGTGGTTCGCTTTGCAGAAGATTGTGTTCGCCCAATGGGTCGTACTGCGACAGGTGTTCGTGGTATGAAACTCAGCGATGACGATAAAGTGGTTTCACTTATTATTCCTCGCGGTGATGGTGATATCTTAACTGTTACTGAAAATGGTTATGGTAAACGTACTGCTCAAGGCGAATATCCAACGAAGAATCGTGCAACACAAGGCGTTATCTCCATTAAAGTTAGTGAGCGTAACGGTAAAGTTGTTGGCGCAATTCAAGTTGAAGAAACTGACCAGATTATGATGATCACGAATGCGGGTACGTTAGTTCGTACACGAGTTTCAGAAGTCAGCATTGTTGGACGTAATACACAAGGTGTTACCTTAATTCGTACAACAGAAGGTGAATTGGTTGTTGGCTTGCAACGTGTTGAAGATGAAGACGATGCATTAGATGATGACGAAGTTAATGAGGTTATTAACGAAGAGTCATCGGAAGCGCCAGATCCAGATTTAGCAGATGATGCGGACGAAGAATAG